CAGAACGGAGGCTAGTATGGAAGAGCATATATCACACGAAAAACACAGCCATGTATTGGAAGATGGAACGGTAATCGAACATAAGCATGACCATGTACATGCACATACGCAGACAAAGGCTGTGCTGAATCGTCTGTCCCGTGCAATCGGTCATCTGGAATCTATAAAACGTATGGTAGAGGATGGACGGGACTGCAGCGAGGTGCTGATTCAGCTTTCAGCGGTAAAATCTGCAATTAATAATACAGGGAAGGTCATACTACAGGATCACATTGAGCACTGTATTGTGGATGCGGTGGAAAGCGGAGATACAGAAGCGCTGGAAGAGTTGAATAAAGCGATTGACAGATTTATAAAGTAGAAAGGAAGAATTACAATGGCTAAAGAATGCAGCAGTACATCCTGCAGCAAAGAAAGTTGTGAAGGATGTCCAAGTAAGGTAAAACCGGATTTCCATGTGGATATGAATCAGTATTCAGATGTAAAGCATGTGATAGGTGTAGTAAGTGGTAAGGGAGGCGTGGGAAAATCTTTTGTTACTGCATCTCTTGCGAATCAAATGGCAAGAATGGGCTATCAGGTGGGAATTATGGATGCGGATATTACAGGTCCCTCCATTCCAAAGATGTATGGAATTCATGATTCGGCCAGAGGTGATGATCAGGGGCTGCGTCCCAGCGAGACGATGAATGGTATTAAAGTCATGTCTGTCAACCTGCTGCTGCCCAATGAAGAAGACCCTGTCATCTGGAGGGGACCTGTTCTGGCTAACATGGTGAAACAATTCTGGAGTGATGTGAACTGGGGAGAACTGGATTATCTGTTCGTAGATATGCCGCCTGGAACCGGAGACGTACCGTTGACTGTGTTCCAGTCACTTCCGGTAGAAGGTATTGTGATTGTTTCGTCACCGCAGGATCTGGTTCGTATGATTGTGACAAAGGCCTATAAGATGGCTCAGATGATGAACATTCCTGTTCTTGGAATCATCGAGAATTACAGTTATATCCGGTGTCCTGACTGTGGGAAGGAGATGCATATCTTCGGAGAGAGCCATATTGATGAGATTGCAGGGGAATTGGGAACAAGGGTACTTGGCAAGATGCCGATTCGGACAGACTATGCAGAGGCGGCAGATGCAGGAAACTTTGGACAGGTTTTGAATGAATATATAGATGACGCCTTGGAAGCACTTTTAGGGAAATAATACAACACAAAATCATACACATTGTTGTAAAAAAAATAAAAAAATCCAGTAATCATGTATATTATGCCGGTTGACGGATAGTTGTTAAGATGCCATAATAAATCATACACTTATTAGTATAGTAGGTGTTTTCGAGTGCTTTTAGAAAGGGTGATTGTGATGGCAGAAAGCAAAATCAGGTTAACAAGTGCAAAAGCCGTTGAAGAATTCGTAAACGCAGCAGCCAGGTGTGACTTTGATATTGATATATTTTACAATAGGTTTATAATTGATGCGAAATCAATTCTCGGCATATTGAGCATGGACTTAACAAGGACACTGACCGTTCACTACTATGGTGAGGATCAGGAATTTAAGCGCACATTACAGAAGTTTGCAGTGGCTTAAATTAGAATGTTTCAGGAAGATAGAAATATAAAGGAAGGACATAATGGGTACCTAAAACCTGCTATGTCCTTTTTTTACTGATATATGGAGTGATACTATGGAGACGATACAGATTTCTGTACGTGCCCTGGTCGAATTTCTGCTGCGCAGCGGAGACCTGGATAATAGAAGGGGAGGCTGGGCTGATAAGGAAGCGATGCAAAAAGGCAGCCGGATACACAGAAAAATACAGAAACGAATGGGATCAGGGTATATGGCGGAATATCCTCTGATTTACGAAAAACAATTTGAACATTATATCCTTAAAATTGAAGGCCGGGCGGACGGAATTTTTTCTGAGGACGGAATGGATGTAATCGATGAAATCAAGAGCACTTATGCGCCTTTAGAACATCTGGAAGAGCCGCTACCTGTTCATATAGCTCAGGCCAAATGCTATGCCTATATTTATGCTCTGCAGAAACATAAAAAACAGATGCGGGTTCAGATGACCTACTGTAATCTGGAAACAGAGGATATCAGGCGTTTTCAGGAAGAGTATACGATGGAAGAACTGGACAACTGGTTTACGGATTTGACAAATCAGTATCATAAGTGGGCCGAATTTCAATACCAGTGGAGGCTAAAGCGGGATGCATCCATGCAGGGGCTGGAATTCCCTTATCCATATCGGGAAGGACAGAAGAAGCTGGTGTCGGATGTTTACCGGACGATCCTTCGAAAAAAGGAGTTATTTGTTAATGCACCGACCGGTGTGGGGAAAACTTTGTCAACTTTGTTTCCGGCTGTGCGAGCCGTAGGCGAAAAAAAGGGTGATAAGATTTTCTATCTTACTGCGAAAACAATTACCAGAACTGTAGCCGAAGAAGCTTTTACTACTTTAAAGCTTCACGGCTTGGTTTATAAAGTTATAACACTGACCGCTAAGGAAAAGATGTGTGTCTGCGAAGAAATGGAATGCAATCCGGAAACTTGTGAAAGGGCAAAGGGTCATTACGACAGGGTCAACGATGCCGTCTTTGAGCTCCTGAACAACTGTGATACCTTTTCACGGGATATCTTGCTGGAGGCAGCCCAAAAAGCTGAAGTCTGCCCTTACGAATTCCAACTCGATCTGGCAACCTGGGCAGATGCGGTAATTTGTGATTATAATTATGTGTTTGATCCGGTGGTTCATCTGCGCCGCTTTTTTGGGGAAGGTACGGGAAAAGGTGAACATCTCTTTTTGATCGATGAGGCCCATAATCTGGTGGAGCGGGGCAGGGAGATGTACAGTGCTTCCGTGTTCAAGGAGGACTTTCTGGAAATAAAGCGTATTATAAAGCCATATACACTGCATAAGAAGCTTACCAATGCGCTGGAGAGATGCAATCGACAACTCTTAGGATATAAAAGGGAGTGTAGTGAAACGTGTCTGGAGTTGACCAACGTGGGCGAATTTGTTATTTCAATGATGAACCTGCTGGGGGAGCTGGAAAAGTTTCTGCAGGATTATAAAGAAGGTGCGCATAGAAAAAAGATTCTGGAGTTTTACTTTTCTGTGAGATCATTCGTGAATATCTATGAATTGCTGGATGAAAATTATATGATTTATGCCATGCATACAGAGGAGGGCAGGTTTATGCTGAAACTCTTCTGCGTCAACCCTGCGGCCAATCTTCAGGAATGTCTGAATAAGGGGCGGAGTGCAGTATTCTTTTCTGCAACACTTCTTCCCATCAAATATTATAAAAAACTGTTCTCGACCAATACGGATGATTACGCGGTTTATGTGGGTTCCCCTTTTGAACCGGGGAATCGGAAACTGATTCTGGGGAGGGATGTGAGTACAAGGTATACCAGACGAGGGATGGAGGAATATACGAGAATTGCTTCTTACATCAGTCAGACAGTGAAACAGAAAAGGGGAAATTATATGGCGTTTTTCCCCTCTTACCGTATGATGGAGGATGTGTACCATATTTTTTGTGAATCCTTCCTTCCGGGACTGGAGGAGGATGGGAAGGTGGAGACGCCGCTCCAGTCTTCAGGTATGAACGAGCGTGAACGGGAAGAGTTTCTGGATGCATTTTCCGGGAATGGTGGGCAGGGTGAGAGCCTGATCGGATTTTGCGTCATGGGGGGTATCTTCTCAGAGGGAATTGATTTGGATGGAGAACAACTGATTGGCGCAATTGTGGTGGGAACCGGGATTCCCCAGCTGAGCGTGGAAAGAGAACTGTTAAAGAAATTCTATGACAGAAGAGGGGAAAATGGTTTTGACTATGCTTACCGCTATCCGGGTATGAATAAGGTTCTCCAATCGGCGGGACGCGTCATCCGTACGGCACAGGATAAAGGCGTGGTAGTGCTTTTGGATGAACGGTTTCTACATCGGGAATACTTGAATCTGTTTCCTACAGAATGGAGTAATTACACAGCATGCAGCCTCAGAACAGTAGCGGGTGAAGTAAGACAGTTCTGGGATGGGGAGACTGGCTGCGCTACTTAGATATTGCCTGGCATTAGGAATTACTACAGTTCAGCCAGGCTCGATTCCGCTGCGCTTCAGCTCGCTTTGGCAGAGCGCCAAATAACATCAAAATAGTGCAGTCATACGAAAGCAAGCTTTCTCCTGCCTGCATTATTTTAATGTTGCCTGGCATTAGGAATTACTACAGTTCAGCCAGGCTCGATTCCGCTTGGCTTCAGCTCGCTTTGGCAGAGCGCCAAATAACATCAAAATAGTGCAGTCATACGAAAGCGAGCTTTCTCCTGCCAGCATTATTTTAATGTTGCCTGGCATTAGGAATTACTACAGTTCAGCCAGGCTCGATTCCGCTGCGCTTCATCTCGCTTTGGCAGAGCGCCAAATAACATCAAAATAGTGCAGTCATACGAAAGCAAGCTTTCTCCTGCCAGCATTATTTTAATGTTGCCTGGCATTAGGAATTACTACAGTTCAGCCAGGCTCGATTCCGCTTGGCTTCATCTCGCTTTGGCAGAGCGCCAAATAACATCAAAATAGTGCAGTCATACGAAAGCAAGCTTTCTCCTGCCAGCATTATTTTAATGTTGCCTGGCTGAACTGTAGTAAAAATTCTTTTGCTGCCTGAGGGATGGGGAGATGGGCGTTGTGGGCGATTACCAGTTGTCTGGTGGGCAGGTCTTCGGCGATTTGAACCTGAAAAAGGTTCTGGGAATTTTTTATGCAGTAGTCAGGGACAAATGCGATTCCTAAACCGATATTAGCCAGATCAATCAGCAGGTCATTACTTCCCAGCTCGATTTCCGGCACCAGATCCAGCTGATGCTGTTGAAAGAGGTTGTGCAGAAACTCACTGGTTGTACTTTTTCGATCCAGCATCAGAATGGGGTGCTCCAATAATTCTTTAAGATGAATCTTCCGGCCTGTCAGCTGAGAAAAATAGTCCCGGTTTGCGATAAAGACATCCTGAAATTCATAGATAGGAATGGTTGTCATCCTGCTGGGCAGCCTGGAGTTGGGGAAGTTAGTCACAATCAGATCCACTTGCCCGGATTCCAGGAGATCGACACATCGGGTAGAAGTTTGATTGGTTACCTTTATATGGACGTTGGGATAACTTTTATGAAACTTTTGCAGGTAAGAAACCAGATAATAGCGGCAGATGGTATCGCTGGCACCGATACGCAGCTGACCGCCGCCCAGAGTGCTGGACTCCATAATCTGAGCTTCTCCCCGCTGAATCAGATTGACTGCCGGCTCAATGTGACGAAGTAGTGTTTCTCCTTCCGGGGTGAGCTGCACCTTCTTTGTACTGCGGATGAAGAGACTGATTCCCAGTTTTTTTTCCAGAACTTTGATGGACTGGCTGACTGCAGACTGAGAGATAAACAACTGCTTTGAAGCCTCGGAAAAACTGAGCGAGACAGCAACATAATAGAATACTTTATATAATTCATAATTCACATCCATAATAACCTCCTTTTTTCCAATCCAAAAATATTCGAATTCCGCCCTGCCGGGCTGTTTATCTCTGCATTATCCTTGAAAAGGTTCCGTAAAGGAAGCATAGATGGAAACTGGTTCGTGGTTCATAAGCAAATGAGAAGTATCTCCCATTACCTGGCAGCGGAAATAAGATTCGCCTGTTTTGCGTTCTTCAGTACCTAAAATGGTTACAGAGGTAGGGGCAAGGCAAAAACCCTGCCATAACTGGTGTGGAGTGGTGTTAATCAGATGGGAAATAAGTGCGCAGGTAATTCCCAGATGACAAAAGCAGACGATTACATCATCACGATGTGTTTCGCCGTTCGTGCGATAATAATATCCCTCTCGATTGTAGCCATACCCTGCGAGCAAAGTGTCTAATTCTCCAGTTACATACTCATAGTTTCCTTTCAGATGTCCGGCCGCCATATCAGGATTTTGGTGCCACGCATGTAAGTCAAACAGCTCTGGATGCTGGTTGAGATAAGCAGGCATCAGATCCCAGGGGATTCCCTTTTCGCCGGTCTCAGGATTTATTACAGGTGCATTAAATTCCCGAAGCCAGTCACAGATGGCCGCCTCCCGGTTCAGCTTTTTTAATGTGGCAGAAGCGGTATCTCTGGCACGGCCAAGAGGAGAGCAGTAGATATCGGTAATATCCCAGCTGCTTGTTCTTTGGGAGAGGTATTCGGCCTCGCGCCAGCCTTTTTCAGTGAGCGAGTCTATTTCGTAATTGGGTTCCCCATGTCGTATAAAAATTAATTTCATCTACAGTATCCTTTCCTGAATAAAGATATATTATATTCTATTCTATAGGAATACTCGTGGATAATCAACAAGGACGTTTGATAAAATCTTAACGAGAATCTCACAAGATGGATGGCAATCCGTATATATTGGGTCAAAATAGTAACAGTTCAGCCACCGCTTCCGCATGGCTGAACTGTTACCCAAAATACCTTTTGACCCCGGCATAATAAATATGGTATCTTAGTAGAGAATTAGACTCCCACTTTTTTTGGCGGGGAGTTTGTGGAAAGTTGGAAATAACCCATAGAAAGGACGAGCAGATGTCGAGTATTAGAGATATTGCAGCCTATCACAGAGCAAAGAATGCAGCAGAAAAGTAAACAGAGTTGATATTTGGAGGAGAGGCTATGAGCACAAAAGGCAACAGGGATTTTAGACCGGAAATTCATTTTACACCGCCCGATATGTGGATGAATGACCCAAATGGAATGGTATACATCGATGGTGTCTATCATCTGTTTTATCAGAAATATCCATATGATACTGTGTGGGGTCCTATGTATTGGGGGCATGCTGTCTCCAGAGATTTGTTGAAATGGAAACACATGCCAATTGCACTCCATCCGGATGAACTGGGTTATATTTTTTCCGGAAGCTGTGTTTATGATGCGGACAACACATCGGGGTACGGAACAAAGGAGAACCCACCTGTTATTGCGCTTTTTACCAGTCACGACAGCGAGACAGGTCTGGAACAGCAGAGTATCGCCTATAGCACGGATGGAGGGAAGCATTTCGAAAAATCATATCGGAATCCGATTATTTCAAATCCGGGGATTTCAGACTTCCGGGATCCTAAGGCTTTTTGGAATCCCCTGAAAAAGTGCTGGAGT
The window above is part of the Novisyntrophococcus fermenticellae genome. Proteins encoded here:
- a CDS encoding LysR family transcriptional regulator is translated as MDVNYELYKVFYYVAVSLSFSEASKQLFISQSAVSQSIKVLEKKLGISLFIRSTKKVQLTPEGETLLRHIEPAVNLIQRGEAQIMESSTLGGGQLRIGASDTICRYYLVSYLQKFHKSYPNVHIKVTNQTSTRCVDLLESGQVDLIVTNFPNSRLPSRMTTIPIYEFQDVFIANRDYFSQLTGRKIHLKELLEHPILMLDRKSTTSEFLHNLFQQHQLDLVPEIELGSNDLLIDLANIGLGIAFVPDYCIKNSQNLFQVQIAEDLPTRQLVIAHNAHLPIPQAAKEFLLQFSQATLK
- a CDS encoding HPr family phosphocarrier protein; the encoded protein is MAESKIRLTSAKAVEEFVNAAARCDFDIDIFYNRFIIDAKSILGILSMDLTRTLTVHYYGEDQEFKRTLQKFAVA
- a CDS encoding Mrp/NBP35 family ATP-binding protein is translated as MAKECSSTSCSKESCEGCPSKVKPDFHVDMNQYSDVKHVIGVVSGKGGVGKSFVTASLANQMARMGYQVGIMDADITGPSIPKMYGIHDSARGDDQGLRPSETMNGIKVMSVNLLLPNEEDPVIWRGPVLANMVKQFWSDVNWGELDYLFVDMPPGTGDVPLTVFQSLPVEGIVIVSSPQDLVRMIVTKAYKMAQMMNIPVLGIIENYSYIRCPDCGKEMHIFGESHIDEIAGELGTRVLGKMPIRTDYAEAADAGNFGQVLNEYIDDALEALLGK
- a CDS encoding metal-sensing transcriptional repressor → MEEHISHEKHSHVLEDGTVIEHKHDHVHAHTQTKAVLNRLSRAIGHLESIKRMVEDGRDCSEVLIQLSAVKSAINNTGKVILQDHIEHCIVDAVESGDTEALEELNKAIDRFIK
- a CDS encoding ATP-dependent DNA helicase yields the protein METIQISVRALVEFLLRSGDLDNRRGGWADKEAMQKGSRIHRKIQKRMGSGYMAEYPLIYEKQFEHYILKIEGRADGIFSEDGMDVIDEIKSTYAPLEHLEEPLPVHIAQAKCYAYIYALQKHKKQMRVQMTYCNLETEDIRRFQEEYTMEELDNWFTDLTNQYHKWAEFQYQWRLKRDASMQGLEFPYPYREGQKKLVSDVYRTILRKKELFVNAPTGVGKTLSTLFPAVRAVGEKKGDKIFYLTAKTITRTVAEEAFTTLKLHGLVYKVITLTAKEKMCVCEEMECNPETCERAKGHYDRVNDAVFELLNNCDTFSRDILLEAAQKAEVCPYEFQLDLATWADAVICDYNYVFDPVVHLRRFFGEGTGKGEHLFLIDEAHNLVERGREMYSASVFKEDFLEIKRIIKPYTLHKKLTNALERCNRQLLGYKRECSETCLELTNVGEFVISMMNLLGELEKFLQDYKEGAHRKKILEFYFSVRSFVNIYELLDENYMIYAMHTEEGRFMLKLFCVNPAANLQECLNKGRSAVFFSATLLPIKYYKKLFSTNTDDYAVYVGSPFEPGNRKLILGRDVSTRYTRRGMEEYTRIASYISQTVKQKRGNYMAFFPSYRMMEDVYHIFCESFLPGLEEDGKVETPLQSSGMNEREREEFLDAFSGNGGQGESLIGFCVMGGIFSEGIDLDGEQLIGAIVVGTGIPQLSVERELLKKFYDRRGENGFDYAYRYPGMNKVLQSAGRVIRTAQDKGVVVLLDERFLHREYLNLFPTEWSNYTACSLRTVAGEVRQFWDGETGCAT
- a CDS encoding histidine phosphatase family protein — encoded protein: MKLIFIRHGEPNYEIDSLTEKGWREAEYLSQRTSSWDITDIYCSPLGRARDTASATLKKLNREAAICDWLREFNAPVINPETGEKGIPWDLMPAYLNQHPELFDLHAWHQNPDMAAGHLKGNYEYVTGELDTLLAGYGYNREGYYYRTNGETHRDDVIVCFCHLGITCALISHLINTTPHQLWQGFCLAPTSVTILGTEERKTGESYFRCQVMGDTSHLLMNHEPVSIYASFTEPFQG